The Pollutimonas sp. M17 sequence GAAGCTGGCATGAAATTCCTGGACGAAACCGAGTCCGACGATCCCATTCTGTCCGTCGTCAATCTGATCGACATTTTTCTGGTGATCATTGCCGCGCTATTGATCACGATCGCGCAGAATCCGCTGCTGGACCCTTTCACCAAAAAAGACGTTACGATAATCACCGATCCCGGCCAGGACAGCATGG is a genomic window containing:
- a CDS encoding DUF2149 domain-containing protein — its product is MKFLDETESDDPILSVVNLIDIFLVIIAALLITIAQNPLLDPFTKKDVTIITDPGQDSMEMIVKKGEKIERFKANGQTGQGEGSKAGVAYRMKDGTVVYVPEPGAAD